A single window of Archangium gephyra DNA harbors:
- the coaE gene encoding dephospho-CoA kinase (Dephospho-CoA kinase (CoaE) performs the final step in coenzyme A biosynthesis.), with protein sequence MNLYGLTGGIASGKSTVSRMLRELGAQVLDADVIAREVVEPGTPGLQAVAERFPGVLDADGRLDRAKLGTRVFGDAKERAALNAILHPLIGQQFLLRTQELAERGVERVIYDAPLLIENRLHEAMSGVVLVWVPREVQKARLMGRDGLDEAAAEARLAAQLPLDEKRQHATWLVDNSGDLGTTRARVDEVWRAIVARG encoded by the coding sequence GTGAACCTCTACGGACTGACCGGGGGCATCGCCTCGGGCAAGAGCACCGTGAGCCGGATGTTGCGCGAGCTGGGCGCCCAGGTGCTGGACGCGGACGTCATCGCCCGCGAGGTGGTGGAGCCGGGCACCCCTGGCCTCCAGGCCGTGGCCGAGCGCTTCCCCGGCGTCCTGGACGCGGACGGCCGTCTGGACCGGGCGAAGCTGGGCACGCGCGTCTTCGGGGACGCGAAGGAGCGGGCCGCCCTCAACGCCATCCTCCACCCCCTCATCGGCCAGCAGTTCCTCCTGCGCACCCAGGAGCTGGCCGAGCGGGGCGTGGAGCGGGTCATCTACGACGCCCCCCTCCTCATCGAGAACCGGCTGCACGAGGCCATGAGCGGGGTGGTGCTGGTCTGGGTGCCCCGCGAGGTGCAGAAGGCCCGGCTGATGGGGCGTGACGGCCTGGACGAGGCGGCGGCGGAAGCCCGGCTGGCGGCCCAGCTACCGCTCGATGAGAAACGCCAGCATGCGACCTGGCTGGTGGACAACTCGGGAGATCTGGGGACAACCCGGGCCCGGGTGGACGAGGTGTGGCGCGCCATAGTCGCGCGCGGCTGA
- the yihA gene encoding ribosome biogenesis GTP-binding protein YihA/YsxC, whose protein sequence is MIKILDARFITTAVEPKGYPTSPAPEVAFVGRSNVGKSSMINALAVRKKLVRVSNTPGRTRALNFFDVDVERGTKRHTVRFADLPGYGFAKVSKTERAEWQKMITSYLEKRRDLKIVVSIIDAEVGPTPDDFQTLDYLQESNRQILVVATKIDRMPKARRKPRLQAIADELSLPREAVMAFSATEKLGFDEVWDALLNTLTA, encoded by the coding sequence GTGATCAAGATTCTCGACGCCCGTTTCATCACCACCGCGGTGGAGCCCAAGGGCTACCCCACCAGCCCCGCCCCCGAGGTGGCCTTCGTGGGCCGCTCGAACGTGGGCAAGTCGTCCATGATCAACGCGCTGGCCGTGCGCAAGAAGCTGGTGCGTGTCTCCAACACCCCCGGCCGCACCCGCGCGCTCAACTTCTTCGACGTGGACGTGGAGCGCGGCACCAAGCGCCACACCGTGCGCTTCGCGGACCTGCCCGGCTACGGCTTCGCCAAGGTGAGCAAGACCGAGCGCGCCGAGTGGCAGAAGATGATCACCTCGTACCTGGAGAAGCGCCGGGACCTGAAGATCGTGGTGAGCATCATCGACGCCGAGGTGGGGCCCACCCCGGATGACTTCCAGACGCTCGACTACCTGCAGGAGTCCAACCGGCAGATTCTCGTCGTGGCCACGAAGATCGACCGGATGCCCAAGGCGCGCCGCAAGCCGCGCCTGCAGGCGATCGCCGACGAGCTGTCCCTGCCCCGGGAGGCCGTGATGGCCTTCTCGGCCACGGAGAAGCTCGGCTTCGACGAGGTGTGGGACGCGTTGCTGAACACCCTGACGGCCTGA
- a CDS encoding SDR family oxidoreductase — MSEKRKEARGTAGTYFVTGYPGFIGKRLIEHIVREEPKAHVYALVQPKHLKEAQKLASQLRGTGATLELLTGDIVDMHLGLSGEEYQRLCERVTHIYHLAAVFYMGVPKETAWRINVDGTRNVLELARDCEHLERFNHFSSCHVSGDRVGVIAEDELDCGQDFRNVYEETKFQAEKLVQRAATTLPTTIFRPCSVVGDSRTGEIDRFEGPYYLGILLVTSPLVVPLPLPGNGVAPLNVVPVDYVVQAVWTLSHDERAVGRTFHLVDPNPMSARRVYELIAEKANKKLPRFNLSARAADVMMRLPVLEKLARPQRAALSYVNHLAIYNCHNTLELLDGTGIRCPPLSSYLDQLVAYVREQYRQRREQASEVEDPLDRTPTPPSDEEPGAQARRSR, encoded by the coding sequence ATGAGCGAGAAGCGCAAGGAAGCCCGAGGCACGGCCGGGACGTACTTCGTTACCGGCTACCCCGGCTTCATCGGCAAACGGCTGATTGAGCACATCGTCCGCGAGGAGCCCAAGGCCCACGTCTACGCCCTGGTGCAGCCCAAGCACCTCAAGGAGGCGCAGAAGCTCGCCTCCCAGCTGCGGGGCACCGGGGCCACGTTGGAGCTGCTCACCGGCGACATCGTGGACATGCACCTGGGCCTGTCCGGCGAGGAGTACCAGCGGCTGTGCGAGCGGGTGACGCACATCTACCACCTGGCCGCTGTCTTCTACATGGGCGTGCCCAAGGAGACGGCCTGGCGCATCAACGTGGACGGTACGCGCAACGTGCTGGAGCTGGCGCGCGACTGCGAGCACCTCGAGCGCTTCAACCACTTCTCCTCCTGCCACGTCTCGGGTGACCGCGTGGGCGTCATCGCCGAGGACGAGCTGGACTGCGGCCAGGACTTCCGCAACGTCTACGAGGAGACGAAGTTCCAGGCGGAGAAGCTCGTCCAGCGCGCCGCCACCACCCTGCCCACCACCATCTTCCGTCCGTGCAGCGTGGTGGGGGACTCGCGCACGGGAGAGATCGATCGCTTCGAGGGCCCCTACTACCTGGGCATCCTCCTGGTGACGAGCCCGCTGGTGGTGCCGCTGCCCCTGCCGGGCAATGGCGTGGCCCCGCTCAACGTGGTGCCGGTGGACTACGTGGTGCAGGCGGTGTGGACGCTGTCGCACGACGAGCGCGCCGTGGGCCGCACCTTCCACCTGGTGGACCCCAACCCGATGAGCGCCCGCCGCGTCTACGAGCTCATCGCCGAGAAGGCCAACAAGAAGCTGCCCCGCTTCAACCTCTCGGCCCGCGCCGCGGACGTGATGATGCGCCTGCCCGTGCTGGAGAAGCTGGCCCGCCCCCAGCGCGCCGCCCTCAGCTACGTCAACCACCTGGCCATCTACAACTGCCACAACACCCTGGAGCTGCTGGACGGCACCGGCATCCGCTGCCCTCCCCTCTCCTCGTACCTGGATCAGCTCGTGGCCTACGTGCGCGAGCAGTACCGCCAGCGCCGCGAGCAGGCCTCCGAGGTGGAGGATCCGCTCGACCGCACCCCCACTCCGCCCTCGGATGAAGAACCGGGCGCCCAGGCCCGCCGGAGCCGTTAG
- a CDS encoding Rpn family recombination-promoting nuclease/putative transposase: MPGPHDLFARFTFGHPERAAAELRAVLPPHVVSEVDWSSLRRESGSVVDPELRETESDLLFTARLREGRPLLLYVLLEHQSSVDRWMALRMLRYVVRQVEHWREKHPEHPMLPVIIPLVMYHGPDGAWSAPRRVEELFDLPGEGEQRERWRALVPRFEYLLDDLTAERAEALMARPGPPLARLAWLVLRYGRTEELAHRLPEWTALFAQVQAAPDGTEHLVVVIRYLLLIGDKTTRRAAGQVLHSVMDVQRAEELMRSWGETLIERGLRRGLRQGRLQGRAEAIVDILAVRGVAVGDEARQRILACTDAATLDRWLARALNATTLSDVLDTQAS; encoded by the coding sequence ATGCCCGGCCCCCATGATCTCTTCGCACGCTTCACCTTCGGCCACCCCGAGCGGGCCGCCGCCGAGCTGCGCGCCGTGCTGCCTCCGCATGTCGTCTCCGAGGTGGACTGGTCATCCCTGCGGCGGGAGTCCGGCTCCGTCGTGGATCCGGAGCTGCGGGAGACCGAGAGCGATCTGCTCTTCACGGCACGCCTGCGCGAGGGCCGGCCGCTGCTGCTCTATGTGCTGCTCGAACACCAGTCGTCGGTGGACCGGTGGATGGCACTGCGCATGCTGCGGTACGTGGTCCGTCAGGTGGAGCACTGGCGCGAGAAGCACCCGGAGCACCCGATGCTCCCGGTCATCATCCCCTTGGTCATGTACCACGGGCCGGATGGGGCCTGGTCGGCGCCCCGAAGGGTCGAGGAGCTCTTCGACCTGCCGGGTGAAGGCGAACAACGGGAGCGCTGGCGGGCGCTGGTGCCGCGCTTCGAGTACCTGCTGGATGACCTGACGGCCGAGCGGGCCGAGGCACTGATGGCGCGTCCCGGCCCTCCCCTGGCCCGGCTGGCGTGGTTGGTGCTGCGCTATGGGCGCACGGAGGAACTGGCCCACCGTCTCCCGGAGTGGACGGCACTGTTCGCGCAAGTGCAGGCCGCTCCGGATGGCACCGAGCATCTGGTGGTGGTCATCCGTTACCTCCTGTTGATCGGCGACAAGACCACCCGCAGAGCAGCGGGGCAGGTGTTACATTCCGTGATGGATGTGCAGCGAGCGGAGGAGCTGATGCGGAGCTGGGGCGAGACGCTCATCGAGCGGGGACTCCGACGGGGATTGAGACAGGGACGGCTCCAAGGACGTGCCGAAGCCATTGTTGACATTCTCGCTGTTCGGGGCGTGGCCGTCGGTGATGAGGCGCGGCAACGCATCCTCGCGTGCACGGACGCGGCGACCCTCGACCGCTGGTTGGCTCGAGCCCTGAACGCCACCACCCTGTCCGACGTGCTGGACACCCAGGCGAGCTGA
- a CDS encoding aspartate aminotransferase family protein has product MDKAKAHLLQNYKQQPIVLERGLGSRVWDADGREYLDLISGIATCGLGHCHPEVVVAVKAQLEKLWHVSNVFYSEPQIELAARLTTASGLQRAFFCNSGGEANEALLKLARKVQKDRGNPDRYEVISFDNSFHGRTLATVTATGQPKYHKGFEPLPAGFTHVPYGDLEAVRRAVGPHTAAILVEPIQGEGGVRQAPPGFLKALRALCDEKGLLLLVDEIQTGMGRTGKVFAYQHEGILPDGISLAKSLGNGLPIGAMLCTEEAGKSLVPGTHGSTFGGNLVAAVAANVVARKVTEPQMLRDVAQKGEYFLSRLRELQGRLPTVIKEARGLGLLVGVELFQDAAPFIAKCRELGMLVNAAGEKTIRFAPAYTVANDDLDHGVRILERALKA; this is encoded by the coding sequence ATGGACAAGGCGAAGGCCCACCTGCTGCAGAACTACAAGCAGCAGCCCATCGTGCTGGAGCGCGGCCTGGGCTCGCGCGTCTGGGACGCGGATGGGCGTGAGTACCTGGACCTCATCAGCGGCATCGCCACGTGCGGGCTCGGCCACTGCCACCCGGAGGTGGTGGTCGCCGTGAAGGCCCAGCTCGAGAAGCTCTGGCACGTCTCCAACGTCTTCTACTCGGAGCCGCAGATCGAGCTGGCCGCCCGGCTCACCACCGCCTCGGGCCTGCAGCGCGCCTTCTTCTGCAACTCGGGCGGAGAGGCCAACGAGGCCCTCCTCAAGCTGGCCCGCAAGGTGCAGAAGGACCGGGGCAACCCGGACCGCTACGAGGTCATCAGCTTCGACAACTCCTTCCACGGGCGCACGCTGGCCACGGTCACGGCCACCGGCCAGCCGAAGTACCACAAGGGCTTCGAGCCGCTGCCCGCCGGCTTCACCCACGTGCCCTACGGGGACCTGGAGGCCGTGCGCAGGGCGGTGGGTCCGCACACCGCCGCCATCCTCGTGGAGCCCATCCAGGGCGAGGGCGGCGTGCGCCAGGCGCCTCCGGGCTTCCTCAAGGCCCTGCGCGCCCTGTGTGACGAGAAGGGCCTGCTGCTGCTCGTGGATGAGATCCAGACCGGCATGGGCCGCACCGGCAAGGTCTTCGCCTACCAGCACGAGGGCATCCTCCCGGACGGCATCAGCCTGGCCAAGTCGCTCGGCAACGGCCTGCCCATTGGCGCCATGCTGTGCACCGAGGAGGCCGGCAAGAGCCTCGTGCCGGGCACCCACGGCTCCACCTTCGGTGGCAACCTGGTCGCCGCCGTGGCCGCCAACGTCGTCGCGCGCAAGGTGACCGAGCCGCAGATGCTCCGCGACGTGGCCCAGAAGGGCGAGTACTTCCTCTCGCGTCTGCGCGAGCTCCAGGGCCGCCTGCCCACCGTCATCAAGGAGGCGCGGGGCCTGGGCCTGCTGGTGGGCGTGGAGCTCTTCCAGGACGCCGCGCCCTTCATCGCCAAGTGCCGCGAGCTGGGCATGCTCGTCAACGCCGCCGGTGAGAAGACCATCCGCTTCGCCCCGGCCTATACCGTCGCCAACGACGACCTGGACCACGGCGTGCGCATCCTCGAGCGCGCCCTCAAGGCCTGA
- the hslU gene encoding ATP-dependent protease ATPase subunit HslU: MSNARKIPAFTPREVVGELDRYIVGQNAAKRAVAIALRNRWRRQQVPEELRDEIHPKNIIMIGPTGVGKTEIARRLAKLAQAPFVKVEASKFTEVGYVGRDVESMVRDLVEAAIALVRDEEVEKVRARALELAEDRLALLLSGNAPARPSGGIGFMAPPPTPAAPRLGDMEREKLRAQLRAGTLDDQEVEVELSDSGSPTFMRNFSGQGMEEIGVNLQDLFKNMPGMNRSRRRKVRAPEALRLMEQEEAARLVDTDRVNREALVRAETSGIIFIDEIDKIASREGAGKGSGPDVSREGVQRDILPIVEGSTVNTKYGQVKTDHMLFIAAGAFHVSKPSDLIPELQGRFPIRVELDPLSGEDLVRILREPRNSLIRQYTALLATEGVRLDFSDDAILELARIAQSVNERTENIGARRLHTVLERLLDDVSFHASEQGPKDLQIDATYVRERLASVVQDEDLSRYIL, from the coding sequence GTGAGCAATGCACGCAAGATCCCCGCCTTCACCCCTCGCGAGGTGGTGGGCGAGCTGGACCGCTACATCGTCGGACAGAACGCCGCCAAGCGCGCGGTGGCCATCGCCCTGCGCAACCGCTGGCGCCGCCAGCAGGTCCCCGAGGAGTTGCGCGATGAGATCCACCCCAAGAACATCATCATGATCGGCCCCACCGGCGTGGGGAAGACGGAGATCGCCCGCCGGCTGGCGAAGCTCGCCCAGGCCCCCTTCGTCAAGGTGGAGGCCTCCAAGTTCACCGAGGTCGGCTACGTGGGCCGCGATGTCGAGTCCATGGTGCGCGACCTCGTCGAGGCCGCCATCGCGCTCGTGCGCGACGAGGAGGTGGAGAAGGTGCGCGCGCGCGCGCTCGAGCTCGCCGAGGACCGGCTGGCCCTGCTGCTCTCCGGCAACGCGCCCGCGCGTCCGTCGGGTGGAATCGGCTTCATGGCGCCTCCGCCCACGCCCGCCGCGCCCCGGCTCGGGGACATGGAGCGCGAGAAGCTCCGCGCCCAGCTGCGCGCCGGCACGCTCGATGACCAGGAGGTGGAGGTGGAGCTCTCCGACAGCGGCTCCCCCACCTTCATGCGCAACTTCTCCGGCCAGGGCATGGAGGAGATCGGCGTCAACCTGCAGGATCTCTTCAAGAACATGCCCGGCATGAACCGCTCGCGCCGGCGCAAGGTGCGCGCCCCCGAGGCCCTCCGGCTCATGGAGCAGGAGGAGGCCGCCCGGCTGGTGGACACGGACCGCGTCAACCGCGAGGCGCTCGTGCGCGCCGAGACCAGCGGCATCATCTTCATCGACGAGATCGACAAGATCGCCAGCCGCGAGGGGGCGGGGAAGGGCTCCGGCCCGGACGTCTCCCGCGAGGGCGTCCAGCGCGACATCCTCCCCATCGTCGAGGGCTCCACCGTCAACACCAAGTACGGCCAGGTGAAGACGGACCACATGCTCTTCATCGCCGCGGGCGCCTTCCACGTCTCCAAGCCCAGCGATCTCATCCCCGAGCTCCAGGGCCGCTTCCCCATCCGCGTGGAGCTGGATCCGCTCAGCGGCGAGGACCTCGTCCGCATCCTCCGCGAGCCGCGCAACTCCCTCATCCGCCAGTACACCGCCCTGCTGGCCACCGAGGGCGTGCGTCTGGATTTTTCCGATGATGCCATCCTGGAGCTCGCCCGCATTGCGCAGTCCGTCAATGAGCGCACCGAGAACATCGGGGCGCGGAGATTGCACACAGTTCTGGAGAGGCTGCTCGACGATGTATCCTTCCATGCAAGCGAGCAGGGACCGAAGGATCTGCAGATAGACGCTACCTACGTGCGCGAACGCCTCGCCTCCGTGGTCCAGGACGAGGACCTGTCGCGCTACATCCTCTAG
- a CDS encoding O-antigen ligase family protein has product MGLGDKAERRDVVSFYALTAFAALLYMVPQAWIPALAPLRLALLTSGLAAGFMALRRVGRAEPLYFDGLRGVALLCFAGLALASVTWSVNPEVSRFTAIELLKLTAIYLTLVNVVTTPKRLAVVCGAVVVASMVTSQGVIHTYFTGTPETLVEGYRAHWVEVYADPNRSAMNLALVVPLAVAFLARKESGWLWRGACALAIAMAVVAIVFTYSRGGFIGLSVAMALWALREQKKLRSVLLGTALALGLVVFAPKSYWERNQTVATFQEDASAMGRVYAWQVTSRISLDKPLLGVGVGAFRYAWHLYAPPQATRAYVAHNVFLDVIGELGWLGLGLFLLFAGGATGGAFEASRNSRVGWLARGLAASMAGYLICQLFAGYILSAHLYVLFGLAACAQRIARAAEAEESSKVPEVKGRLVASWEGSNHAA; this is encoded by the coding sequence ATGGGGTTGGGCGACAAGGCGGAACGCCGGGACGTGGTGTCCTTCTATGCGCTGACCGCCTTCGCGGCGCTGCTGTACATGGTGCCGCAGGCGTGGATACCCGCGCTGGCGCCGTTGCGGCTGGCGCTGCTGACATCGGGGCTGGCGGCGGGGTTCATGGCGCTGAGGCGGGTGGGGCGTGCGGAGCCGCTCTACTTCGATGGTTTGCGCGGGGTGGCGCTGCTGTGCTTCGCGGGGCTGGCGCTGGCCTCGGTGACGTGGTCGGTGAATCCGGAGGTGAGCCGCTTCACGGCCATCGAGCTGCTGAAGCTGACGGCCATCTACCTGACGCTGGTGAACGTGGTCACCACGCCCAAGCGGCTGGCGGTGGTGTGCGGGGCGGTGGTGGTGGCCTCGATGGTGACGTCGCAGGGCGTCATCCACACGTACTTCACCGGTACGCCCGAGACGCTGGTGGAGGGCTACCGCGCGCACTGGGTGGAGGTGTACGCGGACCCCAACCGCTCGGCGATGAACCTGGCGCTGGTGGTGCCGCTGGCGGTGGCCTTCCTGGCGCGCAAGGAGAGCGGCTGGCTGTGGCGCGGGGCGTGCGCGCTGGCGATCGCCATGGCGGTGGTGGCCATCGTCTTCACCTACTCGCGCGGTGGCTTCATCGGCCTGTCGGTGGCCATGGCCCTGTGGGCGCTGCGTGAGCAGAAGAAGCTGCGCTCGGTGCTGCTGGGCACGGCGCTCGCGCTGGGCCTGGTGGTGTTCGCGCCCAAGAGCTACTGGGAGCGCAACCAGACGGTGGCCACCTTCCAGGAGGACGCCTCGGCCATGGGCCGCGTGTACGCGTGGCAGGTGACGTCGCGCATCAGCCTGGACAAGCCGCTGCTGGGCGTGGGCGTGGGCGCCTTCCGCTACGCCTGGCACCTGTACGCGCCCCCCCAGGCCACGCGCGCCTACGTGGCGCACAACGTCTTCCTGGACGTGATTGGAGAGCTGGGCTGGTTGGGCCTGGGCCTCTTCCTGCTGTTCGCCGGGGGCGCGACGGGAGGTGCCTTCGAGGCCTCGCGCAACTCGCGGGTGGGGTGGCTGGCCCGAGGGCTGGCGGCCTCCATGGCGGGCTACCTCATCTGTCAGCTGTTCGCCGGATACATCCTCTCCGCGCACCTGTACGTGCTGTTCGGCCTGGCGGCCTGCGCGCAGCGCATCGCCCGGGCGGCGGAGGCGGAGGAGTCGTCGAAGGTTCCAGAGGTCAAGGGTCGGCTGGTCGCGAGCTGGGAGGGCTCCAACCATGCGGCGTGA
- a CDS encoding multiheme c-type cytochrome, producing MRARGSWILSFALALALSLSGAAMAADFLGPESCKGCHPAAYDAWMQSKHARAGDSLSEAQQKDARCLSCHAPDQASQGVGHVTCETCHGGGQYYSPNYVMKDAELARLVGLVDPSEKACRNCHDASSPSLKPFNFVESLKAIDHWSAARTGKSARAETPSPEPVKKK from the coding sequence ATGCGCGCTCGCGGCTCCTGGATCCTGTCCTTCGCCCTCGCTCTCGCTCTCTCCCTTTCCGGCGCCGCCATGGCCGCCGACTTCCTCGGCCCGGAGAGCTGCAAGGGCTGCCACCCGGCCGCCTATGACGCCTGGATGCAGTCCAAGCACGCCCGGGCGGGGGACTCGCTCTCCGAGGCCCAGCAGAAGGACGCGCGGTGCCTCTCGTGCCACGCGCCGGATCAGGCCTCGCAGGGTGTCGGCCACGTCACCTGCGAGACGTGCCACGGGGGTGGCCAGTACTACTCACCCAACTACGTGATGAAGGACGCCGAGCTGGCCCGGCTGGTGGGCCTGGTGGACCCCTCGGAGAAGGCCTGCCGCAACTGCCACGACGCGTCCTCCCCATCGCTCAAGCCGTTCAATTTCGTCGAGTCGCTCAAGGCCATCGATCACTGGTCGGCCGCGCGCACCGGCAAGTCGGCCCGGGCCGAGACTCCCTCGCCCGAGCCCGTGAAGAAAAAATAG
- a CDS encoding DUF6178 family protein translates to MSNGNGSKGNGSDIQQALNTLRRQLASLPAKQRLEALIESRDARALVRSLPAEDLYFSIMEVGLADATEIVQLASPEQFLAFVDLGGWKKDQVDLHQVLTWLRAARGDEAEDFLRKLRKVDTEIFELLVREFTLIHDLEENPDVHVEGVTLETPEGRYLVEFKGVEGPELAAMRSILTDIIAENPFEAVRFLEATRWEVPGELEESAYRFRSGRLQDLGFPALEEAARLFSRVDTGPTPAPAAVAALVATKAQPDYLDAAFRALEDVERENLEGELRYLANATLVAEVEDPGDLDAIRRVGEMVRDYLLLGLEHLTGGDPSKAARVVRDTETRRVFQVGFSLTLALKFRADRLMKQPLAQVEGTPLLFTEEAAAVEALRRKRPRRTLKVPGAEPVSFRSRRELAASEEVLTRAEAQVALLGALLGGTEKKAREVLALFGVEPRILGVERFFAAAVALALLEGKVGPRPVPSARRDELGALLFEGTAEAPRLRPDVAARAVAVLEPAVPESARPELRRLVNATLARLLEELGPSFLQEGRLNPIASVLLPIEGGEP, encoded by the coding sequence GTGTCCAACGGAAACGGAAGCAAGGGCAACGGCAGTGACATCCAGCAGGCGCTGAACACCCTGCGGCGGCAGCTCGCGTCGCTGCCCGCCAAGCAGCGGCTGGAGGCCCTCATCGAGTCGCGGGACGCGCGGGCCCTGGTGCGCTCGCTGCCCGCCGAGGACCTGTACTTCTCCATCATGGAGGTGGGGCTGGCGGACGCCACCGAGATCGTCCAGCTCGCCTCGCCCGAGCAGTTCCTCGCCTTCGTGGACCTGGGCGGGTGGAAGAAGGATCAGGTGGATCTGCACCAGGTGCTCACCTGGCTGCGCGCCGCGCGCGGGGACGAGGCCGAGGACTTCCTGCGCAAGCTGCGCAAGGTGGACACCGAGATCTTCGAGCTGCTGGTGCGCGAGTTCACCCTCATCCACGATCTGGAGGAGAACCCGGACGTGCACGTGGAGGGCGTGACGCTGGAGACGCCCGAGGGCCGCTACCTGGTGGAGTTCAAGGGCGTGGAGGGCCCGGAGCTGGCGGCCATGCGCTCCATCCTCACCGACATCATCGCGGAGAACCCCTTCGAGGCGGTGCGCTTCCTCGAGGCCACGCGCTGGGAGGTGCCGGGGGAGCTGGAGGAGTCGGCCTACCGCTTCCGCTCGGGGCGGCTGCAGGACCTGGGCTTCCCGGCCCTGGAGGAGGCGGCGCGGCTCTTCAGCCGGGTGGACACCGGGCCCACGCCGGCTCCGGCGGCCGTCGCGGCGCTGGTGGCCACCAAGGCGCAGCCGGACTACCTGGACGCCGCCTTCCGCGCCCTGGAGGACGTGGAGCGGGAGAACCTGGAGGGCGAGCTGCGCTACCTGGCCAACGCCACGCTGGTGGCGGAGGTGGAGGACCCCGGGGACCTGGACGCCATCCGGCGCGTGGGCGAGATGGTGCGCGACTACCTGCTGCTGGGCCTGGAGCACCTGACGGGAGGAGACCCCTCCAAGGCCGCACGGGTGGTGCGCGACACGGAGACCCGGCGCGTCTTCCAGGTGGGCTTCTCCCTGACGCTGGCGCTCAAGTTCCGCGCGGACCGGCTGATGAAGCAGCCGCTGGCGCAGGTGGAGGGCACACCGCTGCTCTTCACGGAGGAGGCCGCCGCCGTCGAGGCCCTGCGCCGCAAGCGCCCGCGCCGCACGTTGAAGGTGCCCGGGGCGGAGCCGGTGTCCTTCCGCTCGAGGCGCGAGCTGGCGGCCAGCGAGGAGGTGCTGACGCGGGCGGAAGCCCAGGTGGCGCTGCTGGGGGCCCTGCTCGGTGGCACGGAGAAGAAGGCGCGCGAGGTGCTGGCCCTCTTCGGCGTGGAGCCGCGCATCCTGGGCGTGGAGCGCTTCTTCGCCGCCGCCGTGGCCCTGGCCCTGTTGGAGGGGAAGGTGGGGCCTCGGCCGGTGCCCTCGGCACGGCGGGACGAGCTGGGGGCACTGCTCTTCGAGGGCACCGCGGAGGCCCCGAGGCTGCGCCCGGACGTGGCCGCGCGGGCGGTGGCGGTGCTGGAGCCGGCGGTGCCCGAGTCCGCCCGTCCCGAGCTGCGCCGGCTGGTGAATGCGACGCTTGCCCGGCTGCTGGAAGAGCTCGGACCGTCGTTCCTCCAGGAGGGCAGGTTGAATCCCATCGCGTCCGTTCTCCTGCCTATTGAAGGCGGAGAGCCGTAA
- the hslV gene encoding ATP-dependent protease subunit HslV, with translation MFHGTTILCVRREAKVVIAGDGQVSLDKTIMKNTAKKVRRIGDGSVLAGFAGSTADAFTLFERFEARLKEHQKNLARACVELGKDWRTDRFLRRLEALLIVADREKTFILSGAGDVIEPDHGIAAVGSGGSYALAAARALMTHTQLPAREVATHAMQIAADICVYTNANVTIEEL, from the coding sequence ATGTTCCACGGCACCACCATCCTCTGCGTGCGCAGAGAGGCGAAGGTCGTCATCGCGGGTGACGGTCAGGTCAGTCTCGACAAGACCATCATGAAGAACACGGCGAAGAAGGTCCGCCGCATCGGCGATGGCTCCGTCCTCGCCGGCTTCGCGGGCAGCACCGCCGATGCCTTCACCCTCTTCGAGCGCTTCGAGGCCCGCCTCAAGGAGCACCAGAAGAACCTCGCCCGCGCCTGCGTCGAGCTCGGGAAGGACTGGCGCACCGATCGCTTCCTCCGCCGCCTGGAGGCCCTGCTCATCGTGGCCGACCGCGAGAAGACCTTCATCCTCTCCGGCGCTGGCGACGTCATCGAGCCCGACCATGGCATCGCCGCCGTGGGCAGCGGCGGCTCCTACGCGCTCGCCGCGGCCCGCGCGCTCATGACGCACACGCAACTGCCCGCGCGCGAGGTGGCCACCCATGCCATGCAGATCGCCGCGGACATCTGCGTCTACACCAACGCCAACGTCACCATCGAAGAGCTCTGA